A DNA window from Niabella yanshanensis contains the following coding sequences:
- a CDS encoding RagB/SusD family nutrient uptake outer membrane protein, with the protein MKRSKIYIAAFCIITSSTLLSSCTKFLEEDPLDTKISSQFWKTPADAESAVNGLYFGGVPYLNNIDVDGGWTPKATMWGGIMSGLFVDKRKDRTFTNASENSTYNIESFNPTAQKIWAEYYIGISRANFVITNIPTMEGILDAAKINNYVAQGKFFRALAYFALVKDFGDVPLIDAPFTSTEGIYKERTPAADIYRFIEQDLLSIAEGDALPNKAFYANGAYVTKPLAQSLLAQVYLQWAGAPLNGGTEYYTKAADMAQKVISGGQHALIDAAGTTNGNNSAFNVIKTTKSSNEIIYAKEYNMTSYNVGNSYPARSIGAEAFQWKDAANNNVFRPAGDVMYNAYLPANVLLDSYAPSDIRRMEKQFFFRNYTDATGVAHTLNNVGNWLWFDESSLRNGRDGDYNIPMIRFAEILLIAAEGLARTGREGDARGYLNQVRRRAGLSNETASGDALIQSILTERFHEFPLEFKIWDDIRRTRLYPEANGAQSGRLKWVPLASATIQNKPEGTAKTGAIPEHALLWPIPLNEMQANPALKTQNPGWN; encoded by the coding sequence ATGAAAAGATCTAAAATATATATAGCTGCATTTTGCATTATTACCAGTTCGACATTGTTGAGCTCCTGCACTAAATTTCTGGAGGAAGACCCGCTGGATACTAAAATCAGCAGTCAGTTCTGGAAAACACCCGCTGATGCTGAGTCTGCGGTAAACGGACTCTACTTCGGTGGCGTACCCTACCTGAACAATATAGATGTGGACGGTGGCTGGACGCCCAAAGCTACCATGTGGGGCGGCATTATGTCTGGCTTGTTTGTTGATAAACGTAAAGACAGAACATTCACCAATGCATCCGAAAATAGCACTTACAACATAGAGTCGTTTAATCCAACCGCCCAAAAGATATGGGCTGAATATTATATCGGGATTTCAAGAGCTAATTTCGTTATTACTAATATTCCTACTATGGAGGGAATATTGGACGCGGCCAAAATAAACAACTATGTCGCCCAGGGTAAATTCTTCAGGGCGCTGGCCTATTTTGCTCTCGTAAAGGATTTTGGAGACGTACCGCTGATAGACGCGCCTTTTACCTCTACAGAAGGTATTTATAAAGAGCGTACACCTGCTGCAGACATTTACAGATTTATTGAACAGGATTTGCTCAGCATCGCCGAAGGAGATGCCCTGCCCAACAAAGCGTTCTATGCCAATGGAGCGTATGTTACCAAACCGCTTGCCCAGTCTTTGCTGGCCCAGGTGTATTTGCAATGGGCAGGTGCCCCGCTCAATGGGGGTACTGAATATTATACAAAAGCTGCTGATATGGCTCAAAAGGTAATTAGTGGTGGTCAACACGCGTTGATTGATGCTGCAGGAACCACAAATGGAAACAACTCGGCGTTTAATGTTATAAAGACAACGAAGTCGTCAAATGAAATCATTTATGCTAAAGAGTATAACATGACCAGCTATAACGTTGGGAATTCCTATCCGGCACGCTCCATTGGTGCCGAAGCATTCCAGTGGAAAGATGCGGCCAATAATAATGTGTTCCGCCCTGCTGGAGATGTGATGTATAATGCCTATTTACCTGCCAATGTATTACTTGATAGCTATGCGCCTTCCGATATTCGTCGTATGGAAAAACAATTCTTTTTTCGTAACTATACTGATGCCACGGGTGTTGCGCATACCCTTAATAATGTAGGTAACTGGTTGTGGTTTGATGAGTCATCATTAAGAAATGGCCGGGACGGCGATTACAACATACCGATGATTCGCTTTGCGGAAATACTACTGATTGCAGCTGAAGGATTGGCAAGGACGGGAAGAGAAGGAGATGCAAGGGGATACCTGAACCAGGTACGCAGACGTGCCGGCCTGTCCAATGAAACGGCCAGCGGAGACGCGCTCATACAATCCATACTGACAGAACGGTTTCATGAGTTCCCGTTGGAGTTCAAAATTTGGGATGATATACGAAGAACCCGTCTCTATCCGGAAGCTAATGGGGCGCAATCGGGTAGATTAAAATGGGTGCCACTTGCTTCTGCAACTATTCAGAATAAACCCGAGGGTACAGCAAAAACCGGTGCAATACCCGAGCATGCTTTGTTATGGCCCATCCCTTTAAACGAAATGCAGGCGAATCCCGCGTTGAAAACCCAAAACCCGGGATGGAATTAA
- a CDS encoding glycoside hydrolase family 43 protein yields MKIVALFFVTLFFAGCSSTRVQQPAETFINPVLPSGADPYSFYKDGYYYYTHSAQNKLILWKTKSIADLKNAEKKVVWTPPPNTAYSKELWAPQIHFINDKWYMYFAADDGNNYNHRMYVIENAAPDPMQGQWEFKGKVADATNKWAIDADVFEHKGRLYMIWSGWEGNENGQQNIYIARMKNPWTIETDRVKISSPELKWETYGRLPGQTPDQVNVNEGPQFLKHKDKIFIIYSASGCWTDHYTLGMLSTSADADLLNASVWKKHPEPVFQAEPGSGVYAAGHNSFFKSPDGKEDWILYHANSEPGQGCGGHRSPRAQKFTWRKDDTPDFGKPLSTTQALAIPSKK; encoded by the coding sequence ATGAAAATAGTTGCTTTATTTTTTGTGACGCTGTTTTTCGCAGGATGTTCCTCAACCAGGGTGCAACAACCTGCTGAAACTTTTATCAACCCGGTATTACCGTCAGGTGCAGATCCGTACAGTTTTTATAAAGATGGTTACTACTATTATACGCACAGCGCCCAGAACAAGCTTATTTTATGGAAAACCAAAAGCATAGCTGACCTTAAAAACGCGGAAAAAAAAGTGGTATGGACACCACCGCCTAATACCGCATACTCAAAAGAATTATGGGCTCCCCAGATCCATTTTATCAATGATAAGTGGTATATGTACTTTGCGGCAGATGATGGCAATAACTATAATCACAGGATGTATGTTATAGAAAATGCTGCTCCCGATCCTATGCAGGGACAATGGGAGTTTAAAGGCAAAGTGGCCGATGCTACCAACAAATGGGCAATAGATGCTGATGTATTTGAGCATAAGGGAAGGTTATATATGATATGGTCTGGCTGGGAAGGAAATGAAAACGGGCAGCAGAATATTTATATCGCCCGTATGAAAAATCCATGGACGATAGAAACTGACCGGGTTAAAATTTCAAGTCCGGAGTTAAAATGGGAAACATATGGCCGTTTGCCGGGTCAGACGCCCGACCAGGTGAATGTAAATGAAGGGCCGCAGTTTTTAAAGCATAAAGACAAGATCTTTATTATTTATTCTGCCAGCGGTTGCTGGACGGATCATTACACCCTGGGGATGTTGTCAACGTCGGCCGATGCGGATCTGCTCAATGCATCCGTTTGGAAGAAACATCCCGAACCGGTATTCCAGGCGGAACCGGGCAGCGGGGTTTATGCAGCCGGGCATAATTCATTCTTCAAATCACCTGATGGTAAGGAAGACTGGATATTGTATCATGCTAATTCCGAGCCAGGACAAGGCTGTGGCGGTCATCGTTCCCCAAGGGCACAGAAGTTTACCTGGCGAAAAGATGATACACCTGATTTTGGCAAACCATTGAGCACCACACAAGCACTGGCTATACCCTCAAAAAAATAA
- a CDS encoding glycoside hydrolase 5 family protein gives MKKTVFYIAMLWLLSLYACNDTGNNKAPSTDNETTIAEKWSAEKANQWYAEQPWYVGANFLPSSAINQLEMWQAETFDTTTIERELAWAEALGMNIMRVYLHDLAWQNDEQGFYDRIDKFLSIADRHGIKILLTIFDSCWDPFPKAGKQRAPQPYVHNSGWVQSPGQVILKDSTQYPALEKYVKSIVGKFANDKRIVLWDVWNEPDNMTGPSYEKVEVPNKVALVLPLLKKTFEWARAANPSQPLTSGIWAGNWESDSTLKPIEKLQIEESDVVSFHCYDDSLTLAKKINELKRYDRPLFCTEYMARPNKSTFKSSLPVAKENKVAMVNWGFVDGKSQTIYPWDSWTKKYTSEPPLWFHDIFRKDGTPYKQDEVDFIKKMTGKL, from the coding sequence ACGATACCGGGAACAACAAAGCTCCCTCAACTGATAACGAAACTACTATTGCTGAAAAATGGTCTGCTGAAAAAGCCAATCAGTGGTATGCCGAACAACCCTGGTATGTAGGCGCTAATTTTCTCCCTAGTTCGGCTATTAACCAGCTGGAGATGTGGCAGGCTGAAACCTTCGACACTACTACCATAGAGAGAGAATTGGCCTGGGCCGAAGCGCTTGGTATGAACATTATGCGGGTATACCTGCACGACCTGGCCTGGCAAAATGACGAGCAGGGCTTTTATGATCGAATTGATAAATTTCTGTCGATTGCAGACAGGCATGGTATTAAAATATTGCTGACCATTTTTGATTCCTGCTGGGACCCTTTCCCGAAAGCAGGTAAACAACGTGCACCACAACCGTATGTTCATAATTCAGGATGGGTACAAAGCCCTGGTCAGGTTATTTTAAAAGATTCAACTCAATACCCTGCACTTGAAAAATATGTAAAATCAATTGTAGGAAAATTTGCAAACGATAAAAGGATTGTTTTGTGGGATGTTTGGAATGAACCCGATAATATGACGGGGCCTTCTTACGAAAAAGTAGAAGTGCCTAACAAAGTAGCATTGGTTTTGCCGCTGCTCAAAAAAACATTTGAGTGGGCAAGAGCTGCGAATCCAAGCCAGCCATTGACCTCAGGTATCTGGGCCGGTAACTGGGAAAGCGACAGCACTTTAAAGCCAATTGAAAAATTACAGATAGAAGAATCAGATGTGGTGTCTTTTCATTGCTATGATGATTCTCTTACATTAGCAAAAAAGATCAATGAATTGAAGCGTTACGACAGGCCATTATTCTGTACGGAATATATGGCAAGACCTAATAAGAGCACTTTTAAGAGTTCTTTACCTGTAGCAAAGGAAAATAAAGTAGCTATGGTGAACTGGGGATTTGTAGACGGTAAGTCCCAGACTATTTATCCATGGGATAGCTGGACAAAAAAATATACTTCAGAACCTCCACTCTGGTTTCATGATATTTTCAGAAAAGATGGAACACCTTATAAACAGGATGAAGTTGATTTCATAAAAAAGATGACAGGCAAGCTATAG
- a CDS encoding Glu/Leu/Phe/Val family dehydrogenase, which produces MHNDDNSFFDAVKKSFSKAAEFTKWDKGLLEQISACNAVYRMRFPVKKEDGSIEVIEAYRVQHSHHKTPCKGGIRFSMAVTQDEVMALAALMTYKCAIVNVPFGGGKGGIKIDPKKYTPYELEKITRRYTSELIKKNFIGPAVDVPAPDYGTGEREMAWIVDTYAAMHPHEIDAAGCVTGKPVSQGGVRGRKEATGLGVFYGLKEVCSMEEEMLKRGLTPGVEGKRIVVQGLGNVGYHSAKFFSEAGAIIVGIAEFEGSISKPDGIDVEALLEHRKRTGSIMDFPGAINLENNGAALELDCDILIPAALEQVITKENAPRVKAKIIGEAANGPLTPDADEILLAKGALVVPDMYLNAGGVTVSYFEWLKNLSHVRYGRMEKRFNETMNERILQEIEELTGKKVDDKNRSLIKHGADEIDLVHSGLEETMITATREIMAEWKSNENIPDMRTAAYVVAINKVATTYAELGIFP; this is translated from the coding sequence ATGCATAACGATGACAACAGCTTTTTTGATGCCGTAAAAAAAAGTTTTAGCAAAGCGGCAGAATTCACCAAATGGGACAAAGGTTTATTGGAGCAGATCAGCGCCTGTAATGCAGTTTACCGCATGCGCTTTCCTGTAAAGAAGGAAGATGGCAGCATTGAGGTAATTGAGGCCTACCGGGTACAACATTCTCATCACAAAACCCCTTGTAAGGGTGGTATTCGCTTTTCTATGGCGGTTACACAGGATGAGGTAATGGCACTTGCGGCTTTAATGACTTATAAATGCGCTATCGTAAATGTACCTTTTGGCGGTGGAAAAGGTGGTATTAAGATTGACCCTAAAAAGTATACCCCTTACGAACTGGAAAAAATAACCCGCCGATACACATCGGAGTTAATTAAAAAGAATTTTATCGGTCCGGCGGTTGATGTGCCTGCTCCCGATTACGGAACCGGCGAAAGGGAAATGGCCTGGATCGTTGATACTTATGCAGCCATGCACCCGCACGAAATTGATGCCGCAGGTTGTGTTACCGGCAAACCCGTTTCGCAGGGTGGTGTAAGAGGCAGAAAGGAAGCCACCGGCCTCGGGGTTTTCTACGGCCTGAAAGAAGTATGTTCTATGGAAGAAGAAATGCTGAAGCGGGGCTTAACTCCCGGTGTGGAAGGCAAACGAATTGTAGTACAGGGATTGGGTAACGTAGGCTATCATTCAGCTAAGTTCTTTAGTGAAGCCGGCGCTATCATTGTAGGTATTGCAGAATTTGAAGGTTCTATATCCAAACCCGACGGCATTGATGTGGAAGCGTTACTGGAACATAGAAAAAGAACAGGATCCATCATGGACTTTCCCGGCGCTATTAACCTGGAAAATAACGGTGCGGCCCTGGAACTGGATTGTGACATCCTGATCCCTGCTGCGTTAGAGCAGGTAATTACCAAAGAAAATGCACCGAGAGTGAAAGCAAAGATCATTGGTGAAGCCGCCAACGGACCTTTAACTCCTGATGCGGACGAGATCCTCTTAGCAAAAGGAGCATTAGTGGTACCGGATATGTATCTGAATGCCGGTGGTGTAACCGTTTCCTATTTCGAATGGTTGAAAAACCTGAGCCATGTTCGTTATGGCCGGATGGAGAAAAGATTTAATGAAACCATGAACGAAAGAATTTTACAGGAGATAGAAGAACTGACAGGTAAAAAGGTGGATGATAAAAACCGATCGCTGATCAAGCATGGTGCCGATGAAATTGACCTGGTGCATAGTGGCCTGGAAGAAACCATGATCACTGCTACACGAGAGATTATGGCCGAATGGAAGAGTAATGAAAATATTCCGGATATGCGTACCGCAGCTTATGTAGTAGCTATTAATAAAGTAGCAACCACTTATGCGGAGCTGGGTATATTTCCATAA
- a CDS encoding SusC/RagA family TonB-linked outer membrane protein gives MERETQRPPKGLVFRLGSKIVFSILSILMVSQSTASAQQQQVTVTGVVTSITGDPIPAATVAEKGTNVATVSDEQGKFSITVSDANAMLVISSVGYASLELPLNGRTALDTIRLSPASTQANLEEVVVVGYGTMRKSDLTGSISTAKGSDIIKGQPFNALEGLKGRAAGVNIFSNTGQPGGEMRVIIRGLATINASANPLYVVDGVVMQNFQFLNPNDIESIEVLKDASSAAIYGARGANGVVLVTTKRGASGAKKAQVSYAGSISVGKMARYIDVMDANEWMATFKQGLENANAWQGRNFTTDLSKIFTDPYLFNTDGSPKFNTDWQKEASRTAVSHNHQLNIQRSMDKASIGAFLNYTDQQGILLNSYFKRLNAKLAYDDKPTDWLSTGVNLLVNHTWGNRTSDNPYGQGALRTMIEQLPFLPVKLADGTYAQTNNIGTTAIPVNQNDPGGDTQGFQPEGVGNPVELLNRMEAMQYRTQIFGNAALTFHLTKDLELKTQFGVDYQINRATNYIPFTPRPLINQNSEGSASASSASTFYWQEETYLTYKKRIDRHSINAMLGLSWQENLYNYFSSSDSKFVDDYFGFYNMGRGVNRPTVGSDYDKWAMNSYFFRGAYSYDNKYMATITGRYDGSSKFGPNSKYGFFPSVGLGWLISNEEFMKNSGALSRLKIHSSIGATGNSEIGTYASLARVGQSNTIIGEALRVVSYLSNMPNPDLRWERTTQWDAGIDMGLFNNRLNLELSYYYKNTKDLLLSRPLPPSVGFSSVTQNVGAVSNRGVDILLTGSPVQNDNFQWTSTVNMSYNKSRVEKLDENASIDPITGKRQITTDGFVGYDILIREGDELSAFYGYKRAGIYDGVPENWDAQTMNIPGLVGEKVTYKDRQVIGHGLPRWTGSFINTLNYKGFDLTADLQFTWGVQVMQEFFHSTEGRFLTSGLDRLYQEAWHPTLNPGGTAQAVRLANFGMGSNANADDTWVADGSYLRGNLFQLGYTFTTNAVKRMGFSALRIYANANNAFLITSSDYLGYDPDNSSRLGDNKWGANRQFFTYPRPRTFTFGVNVTF, from the coding sequence ATGGAGAGAGAAACTCAGCGGCCTCCTAAAGGCCTTGTTTTTAGGTTAGGAAGCAAAATCGTTTTTTCGATTTTAAGCATTTTGATGGTCAGCCAGTCAACAGCTTCGGCTCAACAACAACAAGTCACTGTAACAGGTGTGGTGACGTCTATAACTGGCGATCCAATCCCCGCTGCTACCGTTGCTGAAAAGGGAACCAATGTCGCAACGGTTTCCGACGAGCAGGGGAAGTTCTCGATTACAGTATCTGACGCTAACGCAATGCTGGTTATCAGTTCGGTAGGATACGCCAGCCTTGAATTGCCGCTGAACGGGCGCACTGCGCTGGATACAATTAGGCTATCCCCGGCTTCAACACAAGCCAATCTTGAAGAAGTGGTGGTAGTTGGGTATGGTACGATGCGCAAATCGGACTTAACAGGTTCTATTTCTACAGCAAAGGGTAGCGATATTATCAAAGGCCAGCCATTTAACGCGTTAGAAGGCCTGAAGGGGCGCGCGGCTGGCGTTAATATTTTTTCAAACACAGGTCAACCGGGGGGAGAAATGCGCGTGATCATCAGGGGGCTTGCCACGATTAATGCTTCAGCCAATCCATTGTACGTGGTGGATGGAGTTGTAATGCAAAATTTCCAGTTTCTGAATCCGAATGATATTGAATCGATAGAGGTATTGAAAGATGCCTCTTCAGCGGCTATCTATGGGGCACGCGGCGCCAACGGCGTTGTGCTGGTAACCACCAAACGCGGCGCCTCCGGTGCAAAAAAAGCCCAGGTATCTTATGCCGGTTCCATTTCTGTCGGGAAAATGGCAAGATATATTGATGTGATGGATGCCAACGAATGGATGGCTACCTTTAAACAGGGGCTGGAAAATGCGAACGCCTGGCAGGGCAGAAATTTTACTACCGATCTTTCTAAAATATTTACAGATCCGTATTTGTTCAATACCGATGGTTCACCCAAGTTCAATACTGACTGGCAAAAGGAGGCCTCCCGCACAGCGGTTTCTCACAACCACCAGTTAAATATTCAACGTAGCATGGACAAAGCATCCATTGGCGCATTTTTAAACTATACGGATCAACAGGGTATTTTACTCAATTCTTATTTTAAGCGGTTGAATGCAAAACTGGCTTACGATGATAAGCCAACTGATTGGTTGTCTACCGGAGTGAACCTGTTGGTTAACCATACCTGGGGTAATCGCACTTCAGATAATCCTTATGGCCAGGGTGCTTTACGTACCATGATTGAACAGTTGCCATTTTTACCGGTTAAACTGGCCGATGGTACCTATGCTCAAACCAATAATATAGGAACTACGGCTATACCCGTTAATCAAAACGATCCGGGAGGTGATACCCAGGGCTTCCAGCCTGAGGGTGTGGGTAATCCTGTTGAATTGTTGAACCGGATGGAAGCCATGCAGTATAGAACGCAGATTTTCGGTAATGCAGCCCTTACCTTTCATTTAACCAAAGATCTCGAATTGAAAACCCAGTTTGGTGTGGACTATCAGATAAACAGGGCAACCAATTACATTCCGTTTACACCAAGACCGCTGATTAATCAGAACTCTGAAGGATCGGCTTCTGCATCAAGTGCATCGACTTTTTATTGGCAGGAGGAAACGTATCTTACCTATAAAAAACGCATAGACAGACACTCTATTAATGCCATGTTAGGGTTGTCATGGCAGGAAAATTTGTATAACTATTTTTCGTCGTCTGATAGCAAGTTTGTCGATGACTATTTTGGGTTCTACAATATGGGTCGTGGAGTCAACCGTCCTACTGTAGGGAGCGATTATGATAAATGGGCGATGAACTCTTATTTTTTCAGGGGGGCTTATTCTTATGACAACAAGTATATGGCTACCATAACAGGTCGTTATGATGGTTCGTCTAAATTCGGCCCCAACTCCAAATATGGTTTTTTCCCTTCTGTAGGTTTAGGTTGGCTGATCTCAAATGAGGAGTTTATGAAAAATTCCGGAGCACTGAGCCGTTTGAAGATACATTCTTCTATTGGTGCAACCGGTAATTCCGAGATTGGTACTTATGCTTCCCTGGCACGCGTAGGACAATCTAATACTATTATAGGTGAGGCCTTGCGCGTTGTATCCTATTTAAGTAATATGCCTAATCCGGATTTAAGATGGGAGCGCACTACTCAATGGGATGCAGGTATAGATATGGGGCTGTTTAATAACCGCTTAAACCTGGAGCTTTCTTATTATTACAAAAACACCAAGGATTTGCTGCTCAGCCGTCCGCTTCCGCCATCAGTTGGTTTCTCCAGTGTAACTCAAAACGTAGGAGCAGTTTCTAACCGTGGTGTCGATATCTTACTTACAGGCTCCCCGGTTCAAAACGACAATTTTCAATGGACATCAACGGTGAATATGAGCTATAATAAAAGCCGAGTTGAAAAGCTGGATGAAAATGCATCTATCGATCCGATCACGGGTAAAAGGCAAATTACTACAGATGGTTTTGTAGGGTATGATATATTGATCCGCGAAGGCGACGAGCTTTCTGCTTTTTACGGATATAAGCGTGCCGGTATATACGACGGGGTTCCGGAAAATTGGGATGCGCAAACTATGAACATACCCGGGCTTGTTGGTGAAAAAGTTACGTACAAGGATCGCCAGGTAATTGGCCATGGCTTACCCCGTTGGACAGGCTCCTTCATCAATACACTCAATTATAAAGGTTTTGACCTGACTGCTGATTTACAGTTTACCTGGGGGGTGCAGGTAATGCAGGAGTTCTTCCACTCAACTGAAGGGCGTTTTCTTACCAGTGGACTTGACCGTCTTTACCAGGAAGCATGGCATCCGACATTAAATCCAGGGGGCACAGCGCAGGCAGTACGTTTAGCCAACTTCGGTATGGGTAGTAATGCGAATGCAGATGATACCTGGGTTGCTGACGGTTCTTACCTGCGCGGTAACCTGTTTCAGTTAGGGTATACGTTTACAACGAATGCGGTAAAAAGAATGGGATTTTCAGCTTTACGCATATATGCGAACGCTAATAATGCTTTTTTAATTACCTCATCGGATTACTTAGGCTATGACCCGGATAACTCTTCACGCCTGGGAGACAATAAATGGGGCGCTAACCGCCAGTTTTTTACTTATCCTCGTCCACGCACTTTTACTTTCGGTGTTAACGTAACTTTTTAA
- a CDS encoding glycoside hydrolase family 43 protein, with protein sequence MGLIVLGTWFNPSFAQQGSENNPLLADPTIFFDKGVYYLYGTGGGKGDSDGFKVYTSTDQQVWKDKGYALKRGESYGTKGFWAPQVFKYKGKYYMAYTANEHIAIAVADHPAGPFRQEQIAPLEAPVNIIDPFVWMDPSGAIYLYHVRLQKGNRIFVAEMNESLTAMNESTLKECINATEHWEDTQQVTWKVTEGPTVLKHKGLYYMIYSANDFRNPDYAIGYATAKSPAGPWTKFKGNPIISTQNTRENGTGHGDVFTNKKGEMGYVFHTHISSSKVGPRKTAVMRIRFVQQKRGPDKLVADAATFRFLNK encoded by the coding sequence ATGGGTTTGATTGTATTAGGTACCTGGTTTAACCCGTCTTTTGCACAACAGGGAAGCGAAAACAATCCATTACTCGCAGATCCCACCATTTTCTTTGATAAAGGCGTTTATTACCTGTATGGTACCGGAGGAGGAAAAGGAGACAGTGATGGATTCAAAGTATATACATCCACTGATCAGCAGGTGTGGAAGGATAAAGGGTACGCGCTAAAGCGTGGTGAGAGTTATGGCACCAAAGGTTTTTGGGCGCCACAGGTGTTTAAGTACAAGGGGAAATACTACATGGCTTATACTGCTAATGAGCATATCGCCATAGCTGTGGCCGATCATCCTGCAGGACCTTTCAGGCAAGAACAAATAGCGCCGTTAGAAGCACCGGTTAACATCATCGATCCTTTTGTGTGGATGGACCCATCAGGTGCAATTTATCTTTATCATGTAAGATTACAGAAAGGGAACCGCATTTTTGTTGCAGAAATGAATGAATCGTTAACAGCGATGAACGAATCAACGCTTAAAGAATGCATCAATGCTACGGAGCATTGGGAGGATACGCAACAGGTTACCTGGAAAGTAACAGAAGGTCCTACTGTATTAAAGCATAAAGGGCTGTATTATATGATCTACTCGGCCAATGATTTTCGTAACCCGGATTACGCAATTGGCTACGCCACTGCAAAATCTCCGGCAGGACCATGGACTAAGTTTAAAGGGAATCCGATTATATCTACCCAAAACACAAGGGAGAATGGAACTGGTCATGGCGATGTGTTTACCAATAAAAAGGGCGAAATGGGATATGTGTTTCATACACATATCAGTTCTTCAAAGGTAGGGCCCCGTAAAACGGCTGTGATGCGTATCCGGTTTGTTCAGCAAAAAAGGGGGCCGGATAAGCTGGTAGCAGATGCGGCTACATTCAGATTTTTAAACAAATAA